From the Saccharobesus litoralis genome, one window contains:
- a CDS encoding DUF2750 domain-containing protein: protein MSQVEIIENEFCLQVAANQKLWTIQDEKGIPAPENSEKIRSMPFWSSHELAQAYISNASGYQAFQPLEIDWAVFAEKWAQGIHHDGLCVGLNWLAEQETNVDIEVAELVEKIKAAIKAKDAS from the coding sequence ATGTCACAAGTTGAAATTATTGAAAACGAGTTTTGCTTGCAGGTTGCAGCAAATCAAAAGCTATGGACTATCCAAGATGAAAAGGGTATCCCAGCACCTGAGAATTCTGAAAAAATCCGCTCGATGCCATTCTGGTCTTCACATGAATTAGCCCAAGCTTATATTAGCAATGCCAGTGGTTATCAAGCTTTCCAACCTTTAGAAATAGACTGGGCTGTCTTCGCTGAAAAATGGGCGCAAGGGATTCACCATGATGGTCTATGTGTTGGCTTAAACTGGCTAGCAGAACAAGAAACCAATGTTGATATTGAGGTTGCCGAGTTAGTGGAAAAAATAAAAGCGGCAATCAAAGCGAAAGATGCCTCTTAG
- a CDS encoding DUF3413 domain-containing protein yields MWLNSAQRQSQIYSWGHWFSICNIFIGLFVSSIYLFSEPLPSGILATLYILVYWVGHVAFIFFLIHILAIFPVISISKNQGFNRIWAASVSTAGLSLLFIDSVFYSANHYHLDLMSPSNIQSDVSFLVETIPAGFIAAIFVLFAAILSIEIALCNKLWRDLDSIRERFVRFKIVHALLSCFFISHLVHIWADAKVYQPIISKDNLLPLSYPLTAKSFLSNTGLIDLNEYREKRELLFDVSNYHLAVPPAPLNCQQPSEDMGIAFIKVDSELYPQLEHALKRQFRLNTDYWAPGDAKQTAFELLYGMPNLYSSLLNQPSILHTALRSEFIGLQQNPAAANISSELGLNINDPEPSQHDNNLFVNLFEVKSQPALSYALDAIKAFGSLPQIVIVKQSDELSLGKLFIAGAKTLPPLVSNYDIVPSVVNGWLKCDWNNSSNPFGRDLFANNVEQRDWFISANSQTISVWDSKQVTTIDSKAKLSAFSLQGGQADMTPHSNSVLARAIGHLKQYLAE; encoded by the coding sequence ATGTGGTTAAACTCAGCACAACGCCAATCGCAAATATATTCCTGGGGACATTGGTTTAGCATTTGCAACATTTTTATTGGCTTGTTTGTATCCAGTATTTACTTATTCTCGGAACCTTTACCCAGTGGCATTCTCGCCACGCTTTACATCTTGGTTTACTGGGTAGGTCATGTTGCCTTTATCTTTTTTCTTATCCATATATTGGCAATTTTCCCTGTCATTTCAATAAGTAAAAACCAAGGGTTTAATCGCATATGGGCAGCATCTGTTAGTACAGCTGGGCTCAGCTTACTATTTATTGATAGTGTGTTTTACTCTGCGAATCACTACCACCTCGATTTAATGTCACCCAGTAACATTCAATCGGATGTTAGCTTTTTAGTTGAGACCATTCCTGCTGGTTTTATTGCGGCTATATTCGTCCTTTTTGCGGCTATACTGAGCATTGAAATCGCTCTGTGTAACAAGCTTTGGCGTGATTTAGACTCCATCCGAGAGCGCTTTGTCCGCTTTAAGATAGTTCATGCGCTATTGTCTTGTTTCTTTATCAGCCACTTGGTTCACATCTGGGCTGATGCGAAGGTTTATCAACCGATTATCTCAAAAGACAACTTACTGCCCCTGTCTTACCCGCTAACAGCAAAAAGCTTTTTATCAAACACAGGTTTAATCGATTTAAATGAATACCGAGAAAAACGTGAATTACTGTTTGATGTGTCAAATTATCACTTAGCTGTGCCACCTGCTCCGCTTAATTGCCAGCAGCCATCCGAGGATATGGGCATTGCTTTTATTAAGGTGGACAGTGAATTATACCCACAATTGGAACATGCACTTAAGCGTCAGTTTAGATTAAATACCGATTATTGGGCGCCGGGGGATGCCAAGCAAACCGCGTTTGAACTTTTGTATGGCATGCCAAATTTGTACAGCAGTTTGTTAAATCAACCGAGTATTTTACACACAGCATTACGTAGCGAGTTTATTGGTTTACAACAAAACCCTGCGGCTGCGAATATCTCGTCTGAACTCGGCTTAAATATTAATGATCCTGAACCTAGCCAACACGATAACAATTTATTTGTTAATTTATTTGAGGTCAAAAGCCAACCCGCTTTAAGCTATGCTTTAGACGCAATCAAAGCGTTTGGTAGCTTGCCGCAAATAGTTATTGTTAAACAAAGTGACGAATTGAGCTTAGGCAAGTTATTTATTGCCGGAGCTAAAACCCTACCGCCATTGGTGAGTAATTACGATATTGTGCCAAGTGTGGTTAATGGCTGGTTAAAATGTGATTGGAATAACAGCTCTAATCCATTTGGACGAGATTTATTTGCCAATAACGTTGAACAACGTGATTGGTTTATTTCAGCTAACAGCCAGACTATTTCAGTATGGGATAGTAAACAAGTGACGACCATAGACAGTAAAGCCAAGCTCAGCGCTTTTAGTTTACAAGGCGGTCAAGCCGATATGACTCCGCATTCTAATAGTGTTTTAGCGCGGGCAATAGGTCATCTTAAACAGTATTTAGCAGAATAA
- a CDS encoding YejL family protein — protein sequence MAQSSKYTEDDFSKAVNAINIALEAQDTPTDLALMALGEAVILQVKKAYDKPSQEKVIEQFTLALKSALK from the coding sequence ATGGCTCAATCCAGCAAGTATACAGAAGACGATTTTAGTAAAGCAGTTAATGCAATCAACATTGCTTTAGAAGCACAAGATACCCCAACCGACTTAGCCTTAATGGCGTTAGGTGAAGCGGTGATCTTACAAGTTAAAAAAGCCTACGATAAACCCAGTCAAGAAAAAGTCATTGAACAATTTACGCTAGCATTAAAAAGTGCACTTAAATAA
- a CDS encoding nucleoid-associated protein, translating into MSITSAQIFFNRLIISDAQVKLQLEDASIVDGQTAEYLAEAVHQSFTKKGQKDYCQFSEQSAAAELLTQQPSNSELAKAIFAAICQSVDLDAPPAESILVVACYQYLASNYVLAAVLGVKDSVQLSENISAERSQYLDIANIQLAVQIDLSEYNVNPDSERAIAYIKGRVGRSVNDFMSDALGIEPKMNAKDATQKLIQSVEAFIADGESNSEQAASVREVTLDVMKQASEVGDFVQVQALSEEIEEKTGLAGFYEKAAEDEEFNETCPVYLTASKSLQKFFGQGGGMSLSFNRDMLGEYVHFDPIAKTLKFTKLPPNLLDALEKASK; encoded by the coding sequence ATGTCTATTACTAGTGCCCAAATATTCTTTAACCGATTAATTATTAGCGATGCGCAAGTTAAATTACAACTTGAAGACGCATCAATTGTCGATGGTCAAACCGCTGAATACCTAGCTGAAGCCGTACATCAATCTTTTACAAAAAAAGGGCAAAAAGATTATTGCCAATTTTCTGAACAAAGCGCTGCGGCTGAATTGTTAACTCAACAGCCGAGTAACAGTGAGTTAGCAAAAGCCATTTTTGCTGCTATTTGCCAAAGCGTTGATCTCGACGCGCCTCCGGCTGAATCTATATTGGTAGTGGCTTGCTATCAGTATTTAGCCTCTAATTATGTCTTGGCTGCAGTATTGGGAGTGAAAGACTCGGTGCAACTATCAGAAAATATCAGTGCTGAGCGCTCACAATATTTAGATATTGCTAATATTCAACTGGCGGTGCAGATCGATTTATCTGAGTATAATGTTAATCCAGATTCTGAACGTGCTATTGCTTACATTAAAGGTCGAGTCGGGCGCAGCGTTAACGATTTTATGTCCGATGCATTAGGTATAGAGCCTAAAATGAACGCAAAGGATGCAACGCAAAAACTGATCCAATCGGTAGAAGCCTTTATTGCCGATGGCGAATCCAATTCTGAGCAGGCGGCTAGCGTGCGTGAAGTGACTTTGGATGTCATGAAACAAGCTTCTGAAGTTGGAGACTTTGTTCAAGTGCAAGCGCTGTCGGAAGAAATAGAAGAAAAAACAGGATTGGCAGGCTTTTACGAAAAAGCGGCTGAAGATGAAGAATTTAACGAAACTTGCCCTGTCTATTTAACAGCATCTAAATCGTTGCAAAAATTCTTTGGGCAAGGTGGCGGTATGAGTTTGTCATTTAACCGCGATATGTTAGGTGAGTATGTTCATTTTGACCCGATAGCCAAAACGCTTAAATTTACAAAGCTGCCACCGAATTTGTTAGATGCTTTGGAAAAGGCCAGTAAATAA
- a CDS encoding carbon-nitrogen hydrolase has product MSRTIKAALLQHGNSADINHNLDKTIQGIKDAAQQGAKLVVLQELHRSLYFCQTEDVNCFDLAEPIPGPSTEALGKLAKELNVVIVASLFEKRAVGLYHNTAVVLDTDGQIAGTYRKMHIPDDPGFYEKFYFTPGDLGFQPIQTSIGKLGVLVCWDQWFPEAARLMAMAGAELLIYPTAIGWDPRDADDEQQRQLDAWVIVQRAHAVANGVPVLSCNRVGHEADPSDVSEGIRFWGNSFITGPQGEVLAHANANEDEILLADIDMQRSENVRRIWPYLRDRRVDNYQDLTKIYRD; this is encoded by the coding sequence ATGTCGAGAACGATTAAAGCGGCATTATTACAGCACGGCAATAGTGCTGATATAAATCATAACCTTGATAAAACCATACAAGGCATTAAAGATGCAGCTCAACAAGGGGCAAAACTCGTTGTCCTACAAGAGCTACACCGTAGTTTATATTTTTGTCAAACTGAAGACGTCAATTGCTTTGATTTAGCTGAACCTATCCCAGGCCCTAGCACTGAAGCTTTGGGTAAATTAGCTAAAGAATTAAATGTGGTCATTGTCGCATCTTTATTTGAAAAACGCGCCGTTGGCCTTTACCACAATACAGCCGTGGTATTAGACACAGATGGCCAGATTGCTGGCACCTACCGCAAAATGCATATTCCCGACGATCCCGGTTTTTATGAGAAATTCTATTTCACTCCTGGCGATCTCGGTTTTCAACCGATTCAAACCAGTATTGGCAAACTAGGTGTTTTAGTTTGTTGGGATCAATGGTTCCCTGAAGCGGCACGTTTAATGGCAATGGCTGGAGCTGAATTACTGATCTACCCAACAGCAATTGGCTGGGATCCACGTGATGCGGATGACGAGCAGCAACGACAACTCGACGCTTGGGTAATAGTCCAACGCGCCCACGCAGTTGCGAATGGCGTGCCTGTGCTTAGTTGTAATCGTGTTGGCCACGAAGCCGATCCCAGTGATGTTTCAGAAGGTATACGCTTTTGGGGCAATAGCTTTATTACGGGTCCACAGGGTGAGGTTTTAGCCCATGCAAACGCTAATGAAGATGAGATTTTACTAGCCGATATAGACATGCAGCGTAGTGAAAACGTACGACGCATTTGGCCATATTTAAGAGATAGACGCGTAGATAACTACCAAGATTTAACTAAAATCTATCGAGATTAA
- a CDS encoding agmatine deiminase family protein, giving the protein MSKRFYLPPEWHAQDAVMLTWPHQDTDWAIRLVEVEPVFINIVHAISNKQKVVIVCHDAKLQQDVKAKLEQANINLQAIIWVIQASNDTWARDHGPITTCQGNNIEALNYTFNGWGNKYPSQYDNLINDGLFATCQVEHHKTTEWVLEGGAIDIDEQGHLLTTEACLLNQNRNPNLNQSQIEDKLGKELGARKILWLQSGALEGDDTDSHIDTLARFAPGQIIVYQGCQDETDSHFTELNAMKQQLEAFTTVDGLPFILFELPWPDAQFNKQGERLPATYANFLVINQAVLVPIYGVAQDKKALIVIQMAFPDHEIIPIDCRPIIEQFGSLHCLTMQLPKGFLANIPRG; this is encoded by the coding sequence ATGAGCAAACGCTTTTATCTACCACCGGAATGGCATGCACAAGATGCCGTTATGCTAACTTGGCCTCACCAAGATACAGATTGGGCCATTAGATTAGTCGAAGTTGAGCCTGTGTTTATCAACATAGTGCATGCTATATCAAACAAGCAAAAAGTGGTTATCGTTTGCCATGACGCCAAATTACAGCAAGATGTAAAAGCTAAACTAGAGCAAGCCAATATAAACTTGCAGGCAATTATTTGGGTGATTCAAGCCAGCAATGATACATGGGCGCGAGATCATGGCCCAATAACCACATGCCAAGGAAATAACATAGAGGCACTAAACTACACATTTAATGGTTGGGGTAATAAGTACCCAAGCCAGTACGATAACCTTATCAATGATGGTTTATTTGCCACTTGTCAGGTTGAACATCACAAAACCACCGAGTGGGTATTGGAAGGTGGGGCGATTGATATAGACGAGCAAGGTCATTTACTCACAACTGAAGCTTGCCTACTCAACCAAAATCGCAATCCGAATTTAAACCAATCACAAATTGAAGATAAGTTAGGCAAAGAGTTAGGCGCTAGAAAAATATTATGGTTGCAATCGGGCGCGTTAGAAGGCGACGATACCGATTCACATATAGACACTTTAGCTCGTTTCGCACCGGGACAAATCATCGTTTATCAAGGCTGCCAAGATGAAACAGACTCGCATTTCACTGAACTCAATGCGATGAAACAACAACTAGAAGCCTTTACCACAGTCGACGGACTACCTTTTATTTTGTTTGAATTACCTTGGCCAGACGCCCAATTTAACAAACAAGGTGAACGATTACCGGCCACTTATGCTAACTTTTTAGTGATCAATCAAGCTGTCTTAGTCCCCATTTACGGTGTTGCCCAAGACAAAAAAGCATTAATTGTGATACAAATGGCTTTTCCAGATCATGAAATTATTCCAATTGACTGCCGCCCTATTATCGAACAATTCGGCAGTCTACACTGTTTAACAATGCAATTACCTAAAGGGTTTCTTGCTAATATACCGAGAGGTTAA
- a CDS encoding PilZ domain-containing protein codes for MTLEEKQALFNDYFSLNHAVKLNIHPFSIGDRIPDLNEFIEEMPAPFRLASEISSIDASAVRQLRSLSHQASEIANFLNLQSKKIDLIMSYIMQMEDEEEYRYFSSQFGAGGIVLNLPCHTLVVGQVARLKLFLTEESTAVYCYGEVIEVTRIDDETDSYKLVYNQIRESDREILIRSALHLQSKHLRKLSEQRQEQQTKES; via the coding sequence ATGACATTAGAAGAAAAGCAGGCACTATTTAACGATTATTTCTCACTAAATCATGCGGTTAAACTCAACATTCACCCTTTTTCAATCGGCGACCGCATTCCCGATTTAAACGAATTCATCGAAGAAATGCCAGCCCCTTTCCGCCTCGCGTCAGAAATTAGCTCAATTGATGCATCAGCAGTTAGGCAATTACGTAGTTTAAGTCACCAAGCCAGTGAAATTGCCAACTTTTTAAATCTACAATCCAAAAAGATTGATTTAATCATGTCTTATATCATGCAGATGGAAGACGAAGAAGAGTACCGCTATTTCAGTAGTCAATTTGGTGCTGGCGGCATTGTGCTTAATTTACCCTGTCATACTCTAGTAGTAGGTCAAGTTGCTCGCTTAAAATTATTTTTAACCGAAGAGTCAACTGCGGTTTACTGCTATGGTGAAGTCATAGAAGTCACTCGTATTGACGATGAGACAGACAGCTATAAATTGGTTTACAATCAAATACGTGAAAGCGATAGAGAAATCCTAATTAGAAGTGCGTTGCATTTACAAAGTAAGCATTTACGCAAACTGTCTGAGCAAAGACAAGAGCAGCAAACAAAAGAGTCCTAA
- a CDS encoding lipoprotein-releasing ABC transporter permease subunit, translating into MFNSLSLFIASRYSRSKQRNSFISFITFFSIAGITLGVMALIIVVSVMNGFESELKKRVLGVVPHIVLTNNAEQTDTDQDFSAIESALLNLSPVVGVTPFIQTQGMVQSPTDMRAIMVQGINPIIEKRYSVINDAMQTGQLEKLTPKSYQVIIGRQLASQLSVGVGEQVRLMLVERTRYTPMGRLPVQRKFTVAGIFDVGSDVDAHIALVNYTDVARMLGHHKQDVQSGRVYLSDAFQYKSVVDYLAQRFPNWQSLDWRQSQGKLFDAVRMEKNMMWLMLCLIIAVAAFNIVSALVMVVSEKQGEIAMLKTMGLASNKIQLIFILQGLYKGCFGGVLGTILGVLAAANLNSILTLFGGGLLAAPGYSASGLPVDIQVSQVIIIAIASVLMSFLATIYPSYRAAHTQPADILRYE; encoded by the coding sequence ATGTTCAATTCGCTCAGTTTATTTATAGCGAGTCGGTATAGCCGTTCTAAACAGCGCAACTCATTTATCTCGTTTATCACTTTTTTTTCCATCGCTGGTATCACTTTAGGCGTAATGGCACTCATTATTGTTGTGTCGGTAATGAATGGCTTTGAGAGTGAATTAAAAAAACGCGTATTAGGCGTAGTGCCACATATTGTCTTAACTAATAATGCTGAGCAGACCGATACGGATCAAGATTTTTCAGCCATTGAGTCTGCATTATTAAACCTATCGCCTGTTGTTGGCGTTACACCATTTATTCAAACCCAAGGCATGGTGCAATCACCGACAGATATGCGGGCTATTATGGTTCAAGGGATCAACCCTATCATAGAAAAGCGCTACTCTGTTATAAACGATGCGATGCAAACGGGTCAGTTAGAAAAGCTAACACCTAAATCTTATCAGGTAATTATTGGTCGTCAGTTAGCGAGTCAATTGTCAGTTGGCGTAGGCGAGCAAGTTCGTTTAATGCTGGTTGAGCGAACCCGATATACGCCTATGGGGCGATTGCCCGTACAGCGCAAATTTACGGTTGCCGGTATATTTGACGTGGGGTCCGATGTTGATGCTCATATCGCCTTAGTTAACTATACCGATGTTGCTCGCATGTTGGGCCATCATAAACAAGACGTACAAAGTGGCAGAGTGTACTTGTCTGATGCTTTTCAGTATAAATCGGTTGTTGATTATTTAGCGCAGCGTTTTCCAAATTGGCAGAGTTTAGATTGGCGCCAATCTCAAGGTAAGTTATTTGACGCAGTGAGAATGGAAAAAAATATGATGTGGCTAATGTTATGTCTGATTATTGCGGTTGCTGCTTTTAATATTGTATCTGCGCTGGTGATGGTGGTCAGTGAAAAGCAGGGCGAAATAGCTATGCTAAAAACCATGGGGCTGGCGTCAAATAAAATTCAACTCATCTTTATATTGCAAGGCTTATATAAAGGTTGCTTTGGTGGTGTGCTAGGGACAATTTTAGGTGTATTGGCCGCGGCTAACTTAAACAGTATATTAACTTTATTTGGCGGTGGTTTACTCGCCGCTCCTGGTTATTCGGCGAGCGGTTTACCCGTCGACATACAGGTTTCTCAAGTTATTATCATAGCCATCGCATCAGTGCTGATGAGCTTTTTAGCGACAATTTATCCTTCTTATCGCGCGGCGCATACTCAGCCTGCCGACATTTTGCGTTACGAATAA
- the lolD gene encoding lipoprotein-releasing ABC transporter ATP-binding protein LolD, which translates to MTELHQTNNHQAILSCRHICKTYHDGSNQVNVIDDLELDVYAAEHLAIVGSSGSGKSTLLHIMGALDKPSSGDVIYMGQNIHQLSDNKQADFRNQNLGFIYQFHHLLAEFSAIENVAMPRLISGQSKEAAFEQASELLKRVGLGHRIDHRPSALSGGERQRVAIARALINQPKLVLADEPTGNLDHANAQSIFALIQEIREQFDTAFVFVTHDLELAARMDRQLKLSDGKLHTILESVNG; encoded by the coding sequence ATGACAGAGTTACACCAAACCAATAATCATCAAGCTATTTTGTCTTGCCGTCATATTTGCAAGACTTATCACGATGGCAGCAATCAAGTTAATGTCATTGACGATTTAGAATTGGATGTTTATGCCGCAGAGCATTTAGCCATTGTCGGTAGTTCAGGCTCGGGCAAAAGCACCTTGTTACATATTATGGGGGCGTTGGACAAACCCAGTTCAGGTGATGTGATTTACATGGGACAAAATATCCATCAGCTTTCTGACAACAAACAAGCGGACTTTCGAAATCAGAATTTGGGGTTTATTTATCAGTTTCATCATTTGTTAGCTGAGTTTAGTGCAATTGAGAATGTGGCTATGCCTCGTTTAATTTCGGGGCAAAGTAAAGAAGCGGCTTTTGAACAAGCTTCTGAGTTATTAAAGCGAGTTGGCTTAGGCCATCGTATCGACCATCGACCTTCAGCATTATCGGGAGGTGAGCGCCAGCGTGTTGCGATTGCGCGAGCATTGATTAATCAACCAAAGTTAGTATTGGCAGATGAGCCGACTGGTAATTTAGATCATGCCAATGCACAAAGCATTTTTGCTTTGATCCAAGAGATCCGCGAACAGTTTGATACTGCTTTTGTTTTTGTTACCCATGATCTAGAACTTGCGGCTCGAATGGATAGACAACTTAAATTGAGCGACGGCAAATTACACACCATTTTGGAGTCGGTAAATGGCTAA
- the lolE gene encoding lipoprotein-releasing ABC transporter permease subunit LolE, whose amino-acid sequence MANFFSLFVGWRYARATTQNRFIRFISASSIIGIMLGCAVLIIVLSAMNGFERELKNRLLSVVSHIEFTAVELEGIKDWQSLAADIKNNEQVIAVAPFIKINGLLQKGKHLKPLQVRGIDWQLEQQVSDLSSYVDAQTQSRFNQGEGIILGAGLVEELGLTVGDKVEFLIPKQNESLKLTAPNLVRLELLGSFKLGGQLDYSMGYVSLPVAAKESGWQQGVQGLRLKINEVFDAPSIARQIGFQLPVYVYIGNWTHEYGHLYNDILLVRQVMYIILILVIAVACFNIVSTLVMAVNEKAGDIAILKTMGTHNSTIIRIFMLQGAYNGILGVVFGTILGCLGALYLTPLLRSIESLLGVQFLAADVYFVDFLPSQLVVADVAVTAGAALLLSLFSTIYPAYRATKVDPAGVLGGQ is encoded by the coding sequence ATGGCTAATTTCTTTAGCTTATTTGTTGGATGGCGATATGCACGAGCCACGACGCAAAATCGATTTATTCGTTTTATTTCTGCTTCTTCTATTATCGGTATCATGCTGGGGTGTGCTGTTCTGATCATAGTGTTGTCAGCTATGAACGGTTTTGAACGAGAGCTAAAAAATAGATTGTTGTCGGTTGTTTCGCATATTGAATTTACAGCTGTAGAGTTAGAGGGAATAAAAGACTGGCAATCATTAGCGGCAGATATAAAAAATAATGAGCAGGTGATAGCGGTAGCGCCTTTCATAAAAATTAATGGCTTATTGCAAAAAGGTAAGCATTTAAAGCCTTTGCAAGTCAGAGGGATTGACTGGCAACTAGAACAGCAAGTCAGTGATTTATCGAGTTATGTGGATGCACAAACACAATCTCGATTTAATCAAGGCGAAGGTATCATATTAGGTGCGGGGCTCGTTGAAGAATTAGGCTTAACGGTCGGAGATAAGGTTGAGTTTTTAATTCCTAAACAAAATGAGTCGTTAAAACTAACAGCGCCTAACTTGGTTAGGCTAGAGCTGCTCGGTTCGTTCAAGTTAGGTGGGCAATTAGATTACTCGATGGGATATGTGTCTTTGCCTGTTGCCGCCAAAGAATCAGGTTGGCAACAAGGTGTGCAAGGACTTCGCCTTAAAATAAATGAGGTATTTGATGCCCCATCCATTGCTAGGCAAATCGGCTTTCAATTACCGGTTTATGTTTACATTGGCAATTGGACACATGAGTACGGTCATTTATACAACGATATTCTGTTAGTTAGACAAGTCATGTATATCATACTGATTTTGGTTATTGCGGTCGCTTGCTTCAATATTGTATCAACCTTGGTGATGGCGGTGAATGAAAAAGCCGGTGATATTGCCATATTGAAAACGATGGGTACCCACAACTCAACTATCATTCGTATTTTTATGCTGCAAGGGGCCTATAACGGTATTCTTGGGGTTGTCTTTGGTACTATTTTAGGCTGTCTTGGCGCACTTTATTTAACACCTTTACTCCGATCTATTGAGAGTTTATTAGGCGTTCAATTTTTGGCCGCCGATGTGTACTTTGTTGATTTTTTACCTTCGCAGCTAGTGGTTGCGGATGTTGCTGTTACTGCAGGTGCAGCATTACTCTTGTCTTTATTCTCGACTATCTATCCGGCTTATCGTGCCACTAAAGTCGATCCTGCGGGGGTGCTAGGTGGCCAGTAA
- a CDS encoding AraC family transcriptional regulator codes for MQIELFDKSFETIEEYIETHRVFDLVAYQITSGRFFNQHKGLNLPRMSLGQRTVVAETIHFATLKPDDLYMVFPDSHVQIVVNGAQMTHDRLIAFTKGEDLIVRYPQDYKGRFLSVQASVLADYLDDISFQRLMADTAVLREADVTSEQFKLGRVSLIEQIDSIVKHAQQLQNNPIAIKDAEESILLTLAASLNAWAWRKQVIKQNSRHTIVQRAIDYVDSTGDFFIAIPRLAEVCFCSLRTLEYAFKSILHISPKRYLTIRRMHLIRQALLTNPVSQAQRVIRGYGVVNTGRFAKDYYQLFGELPKQTAEKTI; via the coding sequence TTGCAAATAGAGCTGTTTGACAAGTCATTTGAAACAATTGAAGAGTACATCGAAACTCATCGAGTTTTTGACTTAGTCGCATATCAAATTACCTCTGGCCGTTTTTTTAACCAGCATAAAGGTCTCAACCTTCCCCGAATGAGTTTGGGTCAGCGTACTGTGGTTGCTGAAACTATTCATTTTGCGACGTTAAAACCGGATGACCTGTATATGGTTTTTCCTGATAGCCATGTGCAAATAGTGGTTAATGGTGCCCAAATGACCCATGATCGCTTAATCGCTTTCACCAAAGGTGAAGATCTTATTGTGCGCTATCCACAAGATTACAAAGGTCGATTTTTATCAGTGCAAGCGTCAGTGTTAGCCGATTATTTAGATGACATCAGCTTTCAAAGATTAATGGCTGATACAGCCGTATTAAGAGAAGCCGATGTCACATCTGAACAGTTTAAACTCGGTCGGGTTAGTTTAATCGAGCAAATCGATTCAATTGTCAAGCATGCCCAGCAGCTACAAAATAATCCTATTGCGATTAAGGACGCCGAAGAAAGCATCTTGCTAACCTTAGCTGCTAGCTTAAATGCGTGGGCTTGGCGTAAGCAAGTTATTAAGCAAAACTCTCGCCATACTATAGTGCAAAGAGCAATAGATTATGTTGATAGCACGGGGGACTTTTTTATTGCTATCCCGCGATTAGCAGAAGTGTGTTTTTGTAGTTTGAGAACGTTAGAGTATGCATTTAAGAGCATATTACACATATCGCCGAAACGTTATCTTACTATTCGACGTATGCATTTAATTCGTCAGGCATTATTAACTAACCCAGTGAGTCAAGCTCAAAGAGTCATTAGAGGCTATGGGGTAGTCAATACGGGGCGATTTGCTAAAGATTACTACCAACTATTTGGTGAGTTACCTAAGCAAACCGCAGAAAAGACTATTTAA
- a CDS encoding DUF2062 domain-containing protein, which translates to MPKKTIKKFMPDHDTIRNNKSLKIFGPLLNSPNLWCLNRRSIAGAFALGLFNAFIPVPFQMWLSALGAIIFRVNLPLSVALVWITNPFTMPPIFYFCYLVGEWVMGPSGHKFAFEMSWDWLAQSVSTIGPTFLVGCLVCSVVASCVGYITINVLWRHSVRKHWQTRHQKPKAA; encoded by the coding sequence ATGCCAAAAAAGACAATAAAAAAATTTATGCCTGATCATGACACGATCAGAAACAATAAATCATTAAAAATATTTGGGCCATTATTAAATAGTCCAAATTTGTGGTGCTTAAATCGTCGTTCTATTGCCGGTGCATTTGCTTTAGGTTTATTTAACGCCTTTATCCCAGTACCTTTTCAAATGTGGTTATCAGCGCTCGGGGCCATTATATTTAGAGTGAATTTACCCCTGTCAGTCGCGCTAGTATGGATAACCAATCCTTTTACCATGCCACCCATCTTCTATTTTTGCTATCTTGTTGGTGAATGGGTTATGGGTCCATCGGGACACAAGTTTGCCTTTGAAATGAGCTGGGATTGGCTAGCGCAAAGTGTTTCAACTATTGGCCCGACATTTTTAGTCGGCTGTTTAGTCTGCTCTGTCGTTGCATCTTGTGTTGGCTATATCACCATTAACGTCTTGTGGCGTCACAGCGTCAGAAAACATTGGCAAACTCGACATCAAAAGCCAAAAGCCGCATAA